The genomic DNA GCGTTCTGCACCGCGTGCATATCAATCCTGCTGCGGACGATCGGAAAGACCGAGGCCGGGCTGACGACGGTATTCTGGTTCTCCACGTTGTCCTTGATGCCGCTGAGCGTCGTGTACTTCTCCGCGTTCAAGCTGCACCCGCCGCTCGTCTGGGGCTTGCTGCTGGCGATTGGGCTGCTCGGCGGGGTGGCTCAAATCGCGATGACTCGATCGTTACAGCTCGGCGCGGTCAGCTTGGTCGTGCCGATGGATTACACCGCGCTGCTCTGGGCGACGGTGTTCGGCTTCCTGATATTTGGCACGCTGCCAGTAGCGAGCACATGGCTGGGCGCGCCGGTGATCGTTACGTCGGGACTCTACATCGTGTGGCGCGAGCACCAGCGCCGGCGTGCCGAGACGCAGGCGGCAATCACGCAGGCTTGATGGGGCTGCGCGGATCGGCCACCACGCTCGCCATGCGCTTCCTTGCTCCGTTCGCTCTGGTCGCAAGTGCGGCTGCTCCTGCCCCCGCCGACACGGCGTTCGACGCGATCTGGCAGGCGGAATGGGCATGGCGGCAGAGCGAAGGGATTGCCGATTCGCCGCCCGGCGCGATCGACGAGCATCTGCCCGATGTATCGGCCGAGGCGCATGCACGGCGGCTGGAGTATTGGAAGGGCACGCTGGCAAAGCTCGACGCGATCGATACCAAGCGGCTGTCGCCCGACACGCTGACCGACTGGCAGGTGTACCGCGCGCAGATCGCAGCGCAGGTTGATGAGGAGTCATATCGCGAGTGGGAGAAGCCGCTCAATGGCGATAGCGCCTTCTGGTCCGATCTTCATTACGCAGCGCGCAGCGACTTCACCGGAGGCGAGGCGGATTATCCGCGCTACCTGACGTGGCTCGGAGAGGTGCCACGCTATCTTGGGCAGCAGACCGACAATCTGCGGCTCGGATTGAAGCGCGGGTTCACCCCGCCGGCAGTGATCATGCAGGGCCGCGAAAAGTCGGTGGAGACGATCGCGACGGCCACCGATCCGACCGAGGTGGTGTACTACGAGCCGTTCGCGAAACTGCCTGCGTCGATCCCGGCGGACCGTCGTGCAACACTGCAAGCGCAGGCGCGCAAGGTCATCGCCGAGCAGATCATCCCGGCGCATAAGACTCTGCTCGCGTTCCTGCGCACGCAATATCTGCCGGGCCTCACCAAGGAACTTGGCGCAACCCATTATCCCGATGGTGCGGCCTATTACCGCAGCCGGATCCGCGCGTTCACGACTCTCGACATGACGCCCGATGCGATTCACGCGCTTGGCCTGGCGGAGATTGCCAAGATCCGCGGCGAGATGGAGCAGGCGAAGGCGGCCGCAAAGTTCGACGGGGATCTGCCGGCGTTTCTCAAGTTCCTGCGCAACGACCCGCAGTTTTATCCGAAGACACCCGACGAGCTGATGAAGGAGGCGGCGTGGCATGCCAAACGCTTCGACGCGATGGCGGGCAAGTGGTTCGGTCGGCTGCCGCGGCAGCGGTTTGCGATCATCGAGGTGCCGCCGGACATCGCGCCCTTCTATACGGCCGGGCGCGGCGGGCCGGGGACGTATCTGGTCAACACCTACAATCTGCCGTCACGGCCGCTGTTCCAGCTGCCGGCGCTGACGCTCCATGAGAGTGCGCCGGGGCATGCGTTCCAAATGCCGCTGTCGGCGGAGAACACCAGCCTTAAACCGTTCCGGCGCAACAGCTATATCTCGGCGTTCGGCGAAGGCTGGGCCCTTTATACCGAGCGGCTCGGTGACGAGATGGGCTTTTATCGTACGCCGTATGAACGGTTCGGGATGCTTTCGTATCAAGCGTGGCGGGCGGCGCGGCTGGTGATCGATACCGGGATCCACGCCAAGGGATGGAGCCGGGAACAGGCGCAGAATTATTTCCGCGAGAATACTGCGCTCAGTGAGCATGAGATCACGACGGAAGTGGATCGCTACATCGGATGGCCGGGTCAGGCTTTGAGTTATTACCTCGGCGAATTGGCGATCCAGCGGGTGCGGGCGAAGGCGGAGAAAGAACTCGGGACGAAGTTCGATATTCGGCACTTCCACGATACGGTGCTGAGCCTCGGGAGCGTGCCGTTGCCGGTACTCGAGGCTCGGATCGACCGCTTCATCGCTGAAGGCGGGCCTTCACCCTATCCCACCGATTAGCCTGTCCCACTCACCAACCGTTTACTCGGCCGCTTCGCTGGCGACGATAGGCTCCTTCCAGACCAGCTTGGGCTTCCGTGCCGCCAGGGTCTCGTCGAGCCGGCTGCGGGGGGCGAAGTGCGGGGCGGTCTTCAGAGACTGATCACCAGCTTTCGCGCGTTCGGCGACCGATCGCAGCGCGCCGATGAACTGATCGAGCGCGGCTTTCGATTCCGTCTCGGTCGGCTCGATCAGCATCGCGCCGTGGACGACGAGCGGGAAGTACATCGTCATCGGGTGGAAGCCCTCGTCGATCAGCGCCTTGGCGACGTCGATCGTCGAGAAGCCCTCGGGGAAGCCTTCGTCGGAGAAGATCGCCTCGTGCATGCACGGGCCGGAGAAAGCGAACGGAGCGTCGAGCACATCCTCCAGTGAACGCAGGACGTAATTGGCGTTGAGAACGGCATCCTCGGCGACCTGGCGCAGGCCGTCGGCACCGTGGCTGAGAATGTAAGTCAATGCTCGCGTAAACATGCCCATCTGACCATGGAAGGCGGTCATGCGGCCGAACGTGTCGGGGTGACGATCGTCGGCGGTCTCTTCCTCGACCAGCGTGATCGTGCCGTCGCCGTGGCGCTCGGTGAACGGCAGCGGACCGAACGGGGTGAGCGCCTCCGACAACACCACCGGACCCGAGCCGGGGCCGCCGCCGCCGTGCGGGGTCGAGAAGGTCTTGTGCAGATTGATGTGCATCGCATCGATGCCGAGATCGCCGGGGCGGACGCGGCCGACGATAGCGTTGAAGTTCGCGCCGTCGCAATAGACGTAGCCCCCGGCCGCGTGGACCGCGTCCGAGATCACCTTCATGTCGCGCTCGAACAGGCCGCAGGTGTTCGGGTTGGTGATCATCACGCCAGCGACATCAGGGCCGAGCCGGGCAATTAGCGCATCGGTGTCGACGCGGCCCTCCGGGGTCGCGGGGATGTCCTCGACGCTGAAGCCAGCGAAAGCGGCAGTGGCGGGGTTGGTGCCGTGCGCGCTCTCGGGCACCAGGATCACCTTGCGGTGCCCCTCGCCGCGCTTTTCGAGCGCGGCCTTGATGCACAGGATGCCGCACAATTCACCATGCGCGCCGGCCTTGGGGCTCATCGCGACGCCGTGCATGCCGGTGAGATCCAGCAGCCAGAACGCCAGTTCGTTGATCACGCCGAGCGCGCCCTGCACCGTATCGACCGGCTGCAGCGGATGGACATCAGCAAAGCCCGGGAGTCGCGCGATCTTCTCGTTCAACCGTGGATTGTGCTTCATCGTGCACGAGCCAAGCGGGAACAGGCCGAGATCGATCGCGTAATTCTGGCGGCTGAGGCGGGTGTAGTGGCGGACCGTCTCGGGCTCGCTGAGACCCGGAAGACCGATCGGTGCGGTGCGGGCGAGATTGCCGAGCTTGCTCGTCGTGGTGACGGGCTCGGCGACTTCGACGCCGGTCGTGCCGGTCGAGCCGATCTCGAAGATCAGCGCTTCCTCGAGCATCAGCGCCTTGTTGCCGGTGAAGGTCGCCGCGGTGCGTGCGCCCTGTTCGGGGGCGCTTGGGCGCCAGCCGCTCTGGTTCAGTGCCATGGGGTCAGAGACCTTTCCGCGTCGCCTCGAGCGACGATTGCAAAAAACGAATGTTGAGGAAGTTGAGGCTGTGGCGCGTTTTTCTCCAACACCGAGGGTAGGCGGTTGGTGCGCTGTTTTCGCGGGTTGGATTCTGCGCCGTCATGGGGAGACGGAAACATGTTTTTTCCAACATTTGAAGGGTGTTGGACGAGTTGGCCCCTGCCCCGTTCGTGCCGAGCGACGTCGAGGCACAGACAAGGAGCGATGCGCCTTGGACAGGTCCCTCGACTTCGCTCGGGACGAACGGGTGGGGGTCGCTTGGGACGAACGGAAGGTGGAGCATCACGCGAGAGCCTCTTCGAGTGCGGTCGCAAGTGCTTCGACGTCTTCTGGCGTGGTCGTCTCAGTCACCGCTACAACCAATCCGTTCTCCAGCGCTGCCTGGCCCGGATACAATCGCCCGAGCGAGACACCCGCCAGGATGCCGTTCTCGGCCAGCTTGCGGACGATCGGGCGGGCTTCGCGCCCCAGATCGATCGTGAACTCGTTGAAGAAGGTCTCGTTGATCACGCGCACGCCGGGAACCTGCGCCAGCCGTTCGGCCGCCGCGACGGCGCCGGCGTGGTTGGTCGCGGCGAGCGCCCGCAGGCCGGCTTCGCCAAGCAGCGTCATGTGGACCGAGAAGGCCAGCGCGCAGAGGCCCGAGTTGGTGCAGATGTTGCTCGTCGCCTTTTCGCGGCGAATGTGCTGCTCGCGCGTCGAGAGCGTCAGAACGAAGCCGCGGCGCCCGTCAGCGTCAACGGTTTCGCCACAGAGCCGTCCCGGCATCTGGCGGACGTATTTGTCCTTGCAGCCGAACAGCCCGACGTACGGCCCGCCGAACTGTAGCCCGACGCCGATCGACTGGCCCTCGCCGACGACGATGTCGGCGTCCATTTCGCCGGGCGACTTGATCGCGCCGAGCGCGACCGGCTCAGTGACGACCGCGATTAGCAGCGCTTTGTTCGCGTGG from Sphingomonas radiodurans includes the following:
- a CDS encoding DUF885 domain-containing protein — encoded protein: MGLRGSATTLAMRFLAPFALVASAAAPAPADTAFDAIWQAEWAWRQSEGIADSPPGAIDEHLPDVSAEAHARRLEYWKGTLAKLDAIDTKRLSPDTLTDWQVYRAQIAAQVDEESYREWEKPLNGDSAFWSDLHYAARSDFTGGEADYPRYLTWLGEVPRYLGQQTDNLRLGLKRGFTPPAVIMQGREKSVETIATATDPTEVVYYEPFAKLPASIPADRRATLQAQARKVIAEQIIPAHKTLLAFLRTQYLPGLTKELGATHYPDGAAYYRSRIRAFTTLDMTPDAIHALGLAEIAKIRGEMEQAKAAAKFDGDLPAFLKFLRNDPQFYPKTPDELMKEAAWHAKRFDAMAGKWFGRLPRQRFAIIEVPPDIAPFYTAGRGGPGTYLVNTYNLPSRPLFQLPALTLHESAPGHAFQMPLSAENTSLKPFRRNSYISAFGEGWALYTERLGDEMGFYRTPYERFGMLSYQAWRAARLVIDTGIHAKGWSREQAQNYFRENTALSEHEITTEVDRYIGWPGQALSYYLGELAIQRVRAKAEKELGTKFDIRHFHDTVLSLGSVPLPVLEARIDRFIAEGGPSPYPTD
- the gcvPB gene encoding aminomethyl-transferring glycine dehydrogenase subunit GcvPB; its protein translation is MALNQSGWRPSAPEQGARTAATFTGNKALMLEEALIFEIGSTGTTGVEVAEPVTTTSKLGNLARTAPIGLPGLSEPETVRHYTRLSRQNYAIDLGLFPLGSCTMKHNPRLNEKIARLPGFADVHPLQPVDTVQGALGVINELAFWLLDLTGMHGVAMSPKAGAHGELCGILCIKAALEKRGEGHRKVILVPESAHGTNPATAAFAGFSVEDIPATPEGRVDTDALIARLGPDVAGVMITNPNTCGLFERDMKVISDAVHAAGGYVYCDGANFNAIVGRVRPGDLGIDAMHINLHKTFSTPHGGGGPGSGPVVLSEALTPFGPLPFTERHGDGTITLVEEETADDRHPDTFGRMTAFHGQMGMFTRALTYILSHGADGLRQVAEDAVLNANYVLRSLEDVLDAPFAFSGPCMHEAIFSDEGFPEGFSTIDVAKALIDEGFHPMTMYFPLVVHGAMLIEPTETESKAALDQFIGALRSVAERAKAGDQSLKTAPHFAPRSRLDETLAARKPKLVWKEPIVASEAAE